A stretch of DNA from Blastopirellula marina:
GCGGTTCCGCGCGATTGAAAGAGAAACAGGCCGATCAAGATACCGATGGTGATGATTTGCACATACGGTTGTAATGCTGGCGTGGCGACTTCGATTCCTTCAACTGCACTAAGCACAGAAATCGAAGGGGTGATCATCCCATCGGCATACAACAAGGACGCTCCCATCAATCCCATAGCTACGATTAAGGCACTTCCCTTGCCGGACGGATTTTTTAGGGACGTGACCAAAGAAGTTAGCGCGAGGATTCCGCCCTCGCCGTCATTATCGGCCCGAAGAATGAAGATGAGGTACTTAATCGAAATGACGAGAATTAGGGCCCAGAATACTAAGGACAAGATGCCCAGAATATTGAAGCTCGACACTTCCAACGCGTGGTCTTCGTGAAAACACTCACGTAGCGCGTAAAGGGGACTCGTTCCAATATCTCCATAAACGATCCCCAGCGCAATCAGTGACATGATCGCAGGCTGCTTTCCATCCTCCTGATGATCGGTGCCAGAGGGACTCTTCGACGCGTCGGACATCGCCTGCTACTTTCAGAACGGTTTGCGTTGCGCCCACCCTCGATTCCGAAGAGGCAAGCCGCCCGATTCTCCCACGCAATCCGCAACGTTACAAGGAGCAAGAAATCGGCGACGGAGTCGCTGCTACTAAGAAACATCGCAGGGCCACCACCTCGTTGGTCCTGCGATGACTGGTCCGCTTAAATCTTGCCGTTCTCGATTGCCCACAAGCGATATCCGCCACTAATATTGGCAGCATCAAACTCATTCTGCAGCAAGATTCGTGTTGCCAGGTAACCTCGTTGACCGACCTGGCAATAAGTGGCCACTTTGCGATCCTTCGGAACTTCCATCAATCGTTCACGTAGCTGTTCGACCGGAATGTTGGTTGCTCCGGGTATGTACCCTTTGGCAAACTCACCCTCGGTACGGACGTCCAGGACGAATAAGTCATCAGCGTCTTCTAGAGTATCAGCGTGCAAGATCGGTTGGTCACCACGCAAGACACCCGACGCGATGAAGCCTGCCATGTTGACCGGATCCTTTGCGTGACCATACTGCGGTGCATAACAAAGCTCCGACTCTTCCAGGTCGAATACCGTCAGATTGGCTTGAATGGCCATGGCAATCACGTCAATCCGTTTATCGACGCCATTGGTTCCTATAGCCTGAGCGCCCAAGATTCGTCCAGTTTCGGGAGCGAACAATAACTTCATCAGCATCTGCTGAGCACCCGGGTAGTAACCGGCATGATCAGTCGGGTGAAGAAAGACCTTCAAGTAGTCCATCTTCTTACCGCGCAGTACCTTTTCACTCAGTCCCGTCATCGCTGCCGTCTTGCCAAATACACCAACCACGGCCGTTCCTTGCGTACCGCGATAAATGGAATCGCGACCAAAGATATGATCGGCGGCGATCCTTCCCTGCCGATTCGCAGGGCCAGCCAAGGGGATTTGAATCGGATCCCCCGTGACGGCGCAAACCGTTTCTACGACATCCCCCACCGCGTAGATATCAGGATCGTTGGTTTGCATGTGGCCGCTGGTCAGAATGCCACCGCGCGAACCACACTCAATGCCAGCATCCGCGGCCAGCTTACTGTCGGGGCGGACGCCTATGCAAACGACGCCAAAATCGGCTTCGACAATTTCACCGTCGCTGAGCGTGACATGCAGTCCGCGATCGTCGGATTCGAACCTGGTAGCAGAATTACCCAGCCGAAGTTCAATGCCTTCCTCGCGGATATGTTTCTCGA
This window harbors:
- a CDS encoding FAD-dependent oxidoreductase → MKIVIIGGVAGGASAAARARRLGEDAEIVVLEKGGYPSFANCGLPYFVGGEIEKRDSLLVAPIKMLKERHRLDVRVRSEATQIDRSAKEVTVKNLESGEEYVESYDKLIIATGASPFRPPIPGINSERIVALRDLNDADRMRELATSDAKRAVIVGAGFIGIEVAENLVRRGLQVTLIELADQILPPWDAEMVLPLEKHIREEGIELRLGNSATRFESDDRGLHVTLSDGEIVEADFGVVCIGVRPDSKLAADAGIECGSRGGILTSGHMQTNDPDIYAVGDVVETVCAVTGDPIQIPLAGPANRQGRIAADHIFGRDSIYRGTQGTAVVGVFGKTAAMTGLSEKVLRGKKMDYLKVFLHPTDHAGYYPGAQQMLMKLLFAPETGRILGAQAIGTNGVDKRIDVIAMAIQANLTVFDLEESELCYAPQYGHAKDPVNMAGFIASGVLRGDQPILHADTLEDADDLFVLDVRTEGEFAKGYIPGATNIPVEQLRERLMEVPKDRKVATYCQVGQRGYLATRILLQNEFDAANISGGYRLWAIENGKI